The following are from one region of the Haloactinomyces albus genome:
- the hpnR gene encoding hopanoid C-3 methylase HpnR, translating into MRVLFVHPSALMYSELFLRLEPLGLERTAGAARDAGHEVRIIDLQTHRLGELEQELARFAPDAVGFGLNYLANVPEVIDVAHRVKTLCPRTYVFAGGHSVSFIARHVLEQAEGAIDAVMRGEGEVAAPLLLAAIPDGAVHEVPGAVTSEGSGPGAPEMLTSIDRPRPARDLLRRRHRYFIGVLDPAASIEFTRGCPWDCSFCSAWTFYGRSYRKVSPEAAAEELASIREPGVFIVDDVAFIKPEHGDGIARELERRNVHKQYYLETRADVLLRNREVFARWRRLGLNYMFLGMEALDGDGLDLLRKRVTTDENMRALEVARELGVTVAINLIVDPQWDLEQFRAIREWALRVPEIVHLSVMTPYPGTEIWHTESRKLTTLDYRLFDIQHAVLPTKLPLDVFYRELVRTQAVINRKHLGVTALAKTARIVGGHLLHGQTNFARMLWKFNTVYNPQRQYADHHRPVRYELPVPHHHEVGPRDRQELYIHSRPERKSSQRTPGS; encoded by the coding sequence ATGCGTGTCTTGTTCGTCCACCCCAGCGCCCTGATGTACTCGGAACTGTTTCTCCGACTCGAACCGCTGGGGCTCGAGCGGACCGCCGGGGCGGCGCGGGACGCCGGACACGAGGTGCGCATCATCGACCTGCAGACCCACCGCCTCGGCGAGCTCGAGCAGGAGCTCGCCCGGTTCGCTCCCGACGCGGTGGGTTTCGGACTGAATTACCTCGCCAACGTCCCCGAGGTGATCGACGTCGCCCACCGGGTGAAAACCCTCTGTCCACGCACCTATGTCTTCGCCGGTGGCCACTCCGTGTCCTTCATCGCCCGGCACGTCCTCGAACAGGCCGAGGGTGCCATCGACGCGGTGATGCGCGGGGAAGGTGAGGTCGCGGCGCCGCTCCTGCTGGCGGCCATTCCCGACGGAGCGGTACACGAGGTACCCGGCGCGGTGACTTCGGAGGGCAGCGGTCCCGGCGCGCCGGAGATGCTCACCAGTATCGATCGCCCCAGACCTGCGCGCGATCTGCTGCGCAGGCGTCATCGCTACTTCATCGGAGTTCTCGACCCGGCAGCCTCGATCGAGTTCACCCGGGGCTGCCCGTGGGACTGCTCGTTCTGTTCGGCTTGGACCTTCTACGGGCGCAGTTACCGGAAGGTCTCGCCGGAGGCCGCTGCCGAGGAATTGGCGTCCATCCGGGAGCCGGGGGTGTTCATCGTCGACGATGTGGCGTTCATCAAACCCGAGCACGGCGACGGGATCGCCCGCGAACTGGAACGCCGCAATGTTCACAAGCAGTACTATCTGGAGACTCGTGCCGATGTGCTGCTGCGTAATCGCGAGGTGTTCGCCCGGTGGCGGCGGCTCGGCCTGAATTACATGTTTCTCGGCATGGAGGCTCTCGACGGGGACGGCCTTGACCTGCTTCGCAAGCGCGTGACCACCGACGAGAACATGAGAGCTCTCGAGGTGGCCCGCGAGCTCGGTGTCACCGTCGCGATCAATCTCATCGTCGACCCGCAATGGGACCTCGAGCAGTTCCGGGCGATTCGGGAGTGGGCACTGCGTGTACCCGAGATCGTCCACCTGTCGGTCATGACTCCGTATCCGGGCACCGAGATCTGGCACACCGAGTCGCGGAAGCTCACCACTCTGGACTACCGGTTGTTCGACATCCAGCATGCCGTCCTGCCGACGAAACTCCCGCTGGACGTCTTCTACCGGGAACTGGTGCGAACCCAAGCCGTCATCAACCGCAAGCACCTCGGCGTCACGGCACTCGCCAAGACGGCACGCATCGTGGGCGGGCACCTGCTCCACGGCCAAACCAACTTCGCTCGGATGCTGTGGAAGTTCAACACCGTCTACAACCCGCAGCGGCAGTACGCGGACCATCATCGTCCCGTCCGGTATGAGCTGCCGGTTCCCCACCACCACGAGGTCGGCCCACGGGACCGCCAGGAGCTCTACATCCACAGTCGTCCCGAGCGGAAGTCCTCGCAGCGGACGCCCGGCAGTTGA
- a CDS encoding mechanosensitive ion channel family protein has protein sequence MTMIVAQQTGFNVLQSLQNAFTTLVNYLPQIIGALLVLAIGYIIARLLKAGITKLLNRFRVDDRLTSGQGGQYVQRFSPRGSPSRLAGTVVFAVLMLFVVASAIGTLGIPALTGFMNLVLGYLPRIIAALLILAVATAIAGAIGGIAHRGMGDTPTGRVVRTAAPALVMAIAVFMVLTQLRIAPVIVTATYIALIGALALGAALAFGLGGREAAADMINAGYRRAQEEQETVRRDMQTGRERARSQTQNWSMQEAGAGGGTSGSEGTTERSMSSPASPQQGGEPGSERGGSHRAT, from the coding sequence ATGACCATGATCGTTGCGCAGCAGACCGGGTTCAATGTGCTCCAGAGTCTGCAAAATGCGTTCACCACCCTGGTCAACTACCTACCCCAGATCATCGGGGCGCTGTTGGTCCTGGCGATCGGTTACATCATCGCCAGGCTGCTCAAGGCCGGGATCACCAAGCTGCTGAACCGATTCCGCGTCGACGATCGGCTCACCTCCGGCCAAGGGGGGCAGTACGTCCAGCGATTCAGCCCGCGGGGCAGCCCGTCACGGCTGGCGGGCACCGTGGTGTTCGCGGTGCTCATGCTGTTCGTGGTGGCCTCGGCGATCGGCACCCTGGGAATCCCGGCGCTGACCGGCTTCATGAACCTCGTTCTCGGTTACCTGCCCCGGATCATCGCGGCCCTGCTGATCCTCGCGGTGGCCACGGCGATCGCGGGTGCCATCGGCGGGATCGCGCACCGCGGTATGGGCGATACCCCCACCGGCCGCGTCGTGCGGACGGCGGCGCCTGCGCTGGTGATGGCGATTGCGGTGTTCATGGTTCTCACTCAGCTCCGGATCGCCCCGGTGATCGTCACCGCCACCTACATCGCGCTGATCGGCGCGCTCGCATTGGGCGCGGCTCTGGCCTTCGGGCTCGGCGGCCGGGAGGCCGCAGCCGACATGATCAATGCCGGGTATCGGCGTGCCCAGGAGGAGCAGGAAACCGTTCGGCGTGACATGCAGACCGGCCGGGAACGTGCGAGGTCCCAGACACAGAACTGGAGCATGCAGGAAGCAGGCGCCGGTGGTGGCACCTCCGGAAGCGAGGGCACCACGGAGCGCTCCATGTCCTCCCCGGCCTCGCCGCAGCAAGGCGGTGAGCCCGGTTCCGAGCGCGGTGGCTCGCACCGAGCGACGTGA
- a CDS encoding DMT family transporter produces the protein MSQALQLVFSGLAALAAGGCLAVTGLLQQRAASSRPKNEQLSLKLLIALVQNKMWLAGIGVAFLSYAFQAVALSLGPLALVQPLLVAELIFAVPISVRWRGARIGRREWAAVILVVAGLVIGIISAYPRGGDPLQPITLWAYALGGIFVIAGMSLVIGRMVSGPPRASLFALSGAAVLGLQSALFAATIALLRQDIGHTFTTWQPYTLIVASLAGMFLVENAYHAGPLAASMPVMDATLPLVSISIGVALFGEQIRTGTLALTGTAVGLALLIGGIIMLDTSSVIRRQQQIEHQDKAETAENEQGTPE, from the coding sequence ATGAGCCAGGCTCTTCAGCTGGTGTTCTCGGGGCTGGCTGCACTGGCGGCCGGCGGCTGCCTCGCCGTCACCGGGTTACTGCAGCAGCGTGCTGCCAGCAGCCGCCCGAAAAACGAACAGCTTTCGCTGAAGCTGTTGATCGCGCTCGTCCAGAACAAGATGTGGCTTGCCGGGATCGGAGTCGCGTTCCTGTCCTATGCCTTCCAGGCGGTGGCGCTGTCCCTCGGGCCGCTCGCCCTGGTCCAGCCGTTGCTCGTGGCCGAACTGATCTTCGCGGTCCCGATCTCGGTCCGATGGCGAGGGGCACGGATCGGGAGGCGGGAATGGGCCGCGGTGATCTTGGTCGTGGCCGGCCTGGTCATCGGCATCATCTCCGCTTATCCGCGAGGGGGTGACCCGCTGCAGCCCATCACGCTGTGGGCCTACGCACTGGGCGGCATCTTCGTGATCGCAGGCATGTCGCTGGTCATCGGCCGGATGGTGAGCGGGCCGCCTCGTGCCTCGCTGTTCGCGTTGTCCGGAGCGGCCGTGCTGGGCCTGCAATCCGCCTTGTTCGCCGCGACGATCGCCCTGCTCCGGCAGGACATCGGCCACACGTTCACGACATGGCAGCCCTACACGCTGATCGTGGCGAGTCTGGCGGGCATGTTCCTGGTGGAAAACGCCTACCACGCCGGTCCCCTGGCCGCGAGTATGCCCGTGATGGACGCGACCCTGCCGCTGGTGTCGATCAGCATCGGCGTCGCCTTGTTCGGAGAGCAGATTCGTACCGGCACTCTCGCGCTGACGGGTACAGCGGTGGGGCTGGCCCTGCTGATCGGCGGCATCATCATGTTGGACACCTCTTCCGTGATCCGCAGGCAGCAGCAAATCGAGCATCAGGACAAGGCCGAAACCGCGGAGAACGAACAAGGAACCCCCGAGTGA
- a CDS encoding transketolase, whose protein sequence is MTFRHELAQQLRVDSVRAGDAAGSGHPTSSMSAADLLAAMLDGHLRLDFERPDNPRNDHLIFSKGHASPLLYSCFKAAGAIDDAELLTFRKFGSRLEGHPTPALPWVDVATGSLGQGLPIGVGLALTGKQLDQLPYRVWVVCGDSEMAEGSIWEAFEHAAHANLDNLVAIVDVNRLGQTGETMHGWDVQSYVDRARATGWHAIDIDGHDPEQVEAALSEAESHSGGPTVIVARTKKGKGVTAVEDLTGKHGKPLPDAAEAIEELGGARDLRVTVSKPDSGELTQAFRVEGADLPRYEVGEEVATRKAYGQTLRAVGSRRGDVVAMDGEVSNSTHSEQFREGHPERYFEMYIAEQQMIAAAVGMQVRGWRPFASTFAAFLTRAYDFIRMAAVSRADLCLMGSHAGVAIGEDGPSQMALEDLAALRAVHGSTVLYPCDANQTAKLLEPMADRPGISYLRTSRGGHPVIYGPDEEFEIGGSKVVRDGNDVTLVGAGVTLHEAVRAADLLAEEGIRARVIDLYSIKPVDTATLRAAAEQTSGLVTAEDHWPEGGLGDTVLAALAESGTMAPVHKLAVPAMPGSGKPAELLRQAAIDAEAIAEAARRLVRQPSMA, encoded by the coding sequence ATGACCTTCAGGCACGAACTGGCGCAACAACTGCGGGTGGACTCGGTCCGAGCCGGCGATGCGGCGGGTTCCGGCCATCCCACATCGTCCATGTCCGCGGCCGACCTCTTGGCGGCGATGCTGGATGGCCACCTCCGGCTCGACTTCGAGCGCCCCGACAATCCGCGCAATGATCACCTGATCTTCTCCAAGGGCCATGCCTCGCCGTTGCTGTACTCGTGTTTCAAGGCGGCAGGCGCGATCGACGACGCGGAACTGCTGACGTTCCGCAAGTTCGGCAGCCGCTTGGAAGGCCACCCGACCCCGGCTCTTCCCTGGGTCGATGTCGCCACCGGTTCACTCGGACAGGGTCTGCCCATCGGGGTCGGGCTCGCCCTGACCGGCAAGCAACTCGATCAACTGCCCTACCGGGTATGGGTGGTCTGCGGCGACAGCGAGATGGCCGAGGGCTCCATCTGGGAAGCCTTCGAGCATGCCGCCCATGCCAACCTCGACAACCTGGTCGCGATCGTCGATGTCAACCGGCTCGGCCAGACCGGTGAAACCATGCACGGCTGGGACGTGCAGTCCTACGTCGATCGGGCAAGGGCCACGGGATGGCATGCGATCGACATCGACGGGCACGATCCCGAACAGGTGGAGGCCGCCCTCAGCGAGGCCGAGTCGCACAGCGGCGGGCCGACCGTCATCGTCGCCCGCACCAAGAAGGGCAAGGGAGTCACCGCGGTCGAGGACCTGACCGGTAAGCACGGCAAGCCGTTGCCGGACGCCGCGGAGGCGATCGAGGAACTCGGTGGGGCCCGCGACCTGCGGGTCACGGTGTCCAAGCCCGACAGCGGTGAGCTGACCCAGGCCTTCCGTGTGGAGGGGGCGGACCTGCCTCGATACGAAGTCGGGGAGGAAGTCGCCACCCGCAAGGCCTACGGGCAGACGCTGCGCGCCGTGGGATCGAGGCGGGGCGACGTGGTCGCGATGGACGGCGAGGTCTCCAACTCCACCCATTCCGAGCAGTTCCGGGAAGGGCATCCGGAGCGCTACTTCGAGATGTACATCGCCGAGCAGCAGATGATCGCGGCGGCCGTGGGGATGCAGGTACGGGGATGGCGGCCGTTCGCCTCCACCTTCGCGGCCTTTCTGACCCGGGCTTACGACTTCATCCGCATGGCCGCGGTCAGCCGGGCCGACCTGTGCCTGATGGGGTCGCACGCCGGGGTCGCCATCGGTGAGGACGGTCCCTCGCAGATGGCGCTGGAAGACCTCGCCGCGTTGCGCGCGGTGCACGGCAGCACGGTGCTGTACCCGTGTGACGCCAACCAGACCGCGAAGCTGCTGGAACCGATGGCCGACCGTCCCGGCATCTCCTACCTGCGGACCAGCAGGGGCGGACATCCCGTCATCTACGGCCCCGACGAGGAGTTCGAGATCGGCGGCTCGAAGGTGGTGCGTGATGGCAACGACGTCACGCTCGTCGGGGCGGGGGTGACCCTGCACGAGGCGGTGCGTGCCGCGGACCTGCTGGCCGAGGAGGGGATACGGGCGCGCGTGATCGATCTGTACTCGATCAAGCCGGTCGATACCGCCACCCTGCGTGCCGCTGCCGAACAAACCTCGGGACTGGTCACGGCCGAGGATCACTGGCCGGAAGGCGGTCTCGGGGACACGGTGCTGGCCGCGCTGGCCGAGAGCGGGACCATGGCGCCGGTACACAAGCTGGCCGTGCCTGCCATGCCCGGTTCCGGCAAACCCGCCGAGCTCCTGCGGCAGGCGGCGATCGACGCCGAAGCCATTGCCGAGGCGGCCCGGCGGCTCGTGCGTCAGCCGAGCATGGCCTGA
- a CDS encoding PRC-barrel domain containing protein codes for MSESAQPAQPEDPRVREWTGSTVVDRDGAPLGELEHVYLGQDDNSPTWGVVKAGRKHQFVPLHHAGGSGGSVHISASKQQVRSAPSAPADAELAPETEWRLTQHYWPQGAEPGVSGAHAGGRERGSALSVRRSRGVVSGTLLFLLGLWGALIPFIGPYFGYGFGSTQPWLFTMDRLWLSILPGVAAVLGGLMLIPSANRISGGLGAWLALVGGIWFLTGPSIALLWGSGGPGAPYGATAGSTIIRMFEQLGYFYALGALITTLAAFALGRLAVRSVRD; via the coding sequence ATGTCCGAGTCAGCTCAACCAGCCCAACCGGAGGACCCGCGCGTGCGGGAATGGACCGGCAGCACCGTGGTGGATCGCGACGGGGCTCCACTCGGCGAGCTCGAGCACGTCTACCTCGGCCAGGATGACAACTCGCCCACGTGGGGCGTGGTCAAGGCAGGCCGAAAACACCAGTTCGTGCCCCTGCACCATGCCGGAGGCAGCGGTGGGTCCGTGCACATCTCGGCGAGTAAACAACAGGTTCGTTCCGCACCGAGCGCCCCGGCGGATGCCGAACTCGCTCCCGAGACCGAATGGCGACTCACGCAGCATTACTGGCCGCAAGGAGCGGAGCCGGGAGTCTCCGGGGCACACGCAGGAGGCCGGGAGCGGGGATCGGCCCTGTCGGTCCGGCGTAGCCGCGGCGTCGTCAGTGGCACGCTGCTGTTCCTGCTCGGCCTGTGGGGTGCGCTGATTCCGTTCATCGGCCCCTACTTCGGTTACGGATTCGGCAGCACTCAACCGTGGCTGTTCACCATGGACCGGCTGTGGCTGTCCATCCTGCCCGGTGTGGCCGCCGTTCTGGGCGGCTTGATGCTGATCCCCAGTGCCAATCGGATCTCCGGTGGACTGGGGGCCTGGCTGGCACTGGTCGGGGGCATCTGGTTCCTCACCGGACCGAGCATCGCCCTGCTGTGGGGATCCGGCGGGCCGGGCGCACCTTATGGTGCTACGGCCGGATCGACCATTATCCGGATGTTCGAGCAGCTCGGCTACTTCTACGCGCTCGGTGCGCTGATCACGACGCTGGCCGCGTTCGCGCTCGGCCGTCTTGCGGTGCGCTCCGTCCGCGACTGA
- a CDS encoding DMT family transporter: protein MVYILTILAALIVGIGTVVEQRAAAQSPPEYNLSVKLLLWLVRRRLWLLGVACSLVGNIVFALALGGGNVALVEAVYLARLLFALTLAALWRRHRVALRDALGALIISVGLAGFILGMQPREGTGIRVPNMAWVISGSAIVVFALVLAIIAARRQPVRKAILLGAGGGALFGLQASLTHSAVTLISGSGLLALLTSWQGYTVIAVALFGMLLVQSAYEAAPLPASYPAIVTTQLLSGIALGVWLLGGRIQLDTSSLVIGGLALLGMIAGIYLLTTSPLVTGQFDQLVRQQEVGHARQLEERLEHELGRVTQEEKRAQDQIGARIGTRLDRRFRQDLAKLESGITRLEQLQEDIRRHRDAEQERLPQLPPAERESLVREDRTLREQERRIDEHARRLRETVAGLERRGRQEHPPAGPET, encoded by the coding sequence GTGGTCTACATCCTGACGATCCTCGCCGCACTCATCGTGGGCATCGGAACCGTCGTCGAGCAACGAGCCGCGGCACAATCTCCTCCCGAGTACAACCTGTCGGTGAAACTGCTGTTGTGGCTGGTGCGGCGGCGGCTGTGGTTGCTCGGTGTCGCCTGTTCGTTGGTGGGCAACATCGTGTTCGCCTTGGCACTCGGCGGAGGTAACGTAGCGCTGGTGGAAGCCGTGTACCTGGCGCGGCTGCTGTTCGCCCTGACCCTGGCCGCCCTGTGGCGCCGACATCGAGTAGCTCTTCGCGATGCGCTGGGCGCGCTGATCATCAGTGTGGGGCTGGCCGGATTCATCCTCGGAATGCAGCCCCGCGAGGGGACGGGGATTCGGGTCCCGAACATGGCCTGGGTCATCAGCGGATCCGCCATTGTCGTTTTCGCCCTGGTCCTGGCCATCATCGCCGCGCGGAGACAGCCGGTGCGCAAAGCGATCCTGCTCGGAGCCGGCGGCGGTGCTCTGTTCGGTCTGCAGGCATCACTGACGCACTCGGCTGTGACGTTGATCAGCGGTTCCGGGCTTCTGGCACTGCTGACGAGCTGGCAGGGCTACACCGTGATCGCGGTGGCGCTGTTCGGCATGCTGCTCGTGCAGAGCGCGTACGAGGCCGCCCCGTTGCCCGCCTCCTATCCGGCCATCGTGACGACCCAGCTACTGAGTGGGATCGCCCTCGGTGTGTGGCTGTTGGGCGGTCGAATCCAACTCGACACGAGCAGTCTCGTCATCGGTGGACTGGCTCTTCTGGGCATGATCGCCGGCATCTACCTGCTCACCACCTCCCCGCTGGTGACCGGTCAGTTCGATCAACTGGTGCGTCAGCAGGAGGTGGGGCACGCACGGCAGCTCGAGGAGCGCCTGGAGCACGAGCTGGGCCGAGTCACCCAGGAAGAGAAACGTGCCCAGGATCAGATCGGCGCACGGATCGGCACACGGCTGGATCGGCGATTCCGGCAGGATCTGGCCAAACTCGAAAGCGGAATCACCCGGCTGGAGCAACTGCAGGAGGACATCCGACGGCACCGGGACGCCGAACAGGAACGGCTCCCCCAACTGCCGCCCGCGGAGCGAGAGAGCCTTGTCCGGGAGGATCGCACATTGCGCGAACAAGAACGCCGGATCGACGAGCATGCACGTCGACTGCGGGAGACTGTCGCCGGCTTGGAACGACGAGGGCGGCAGGAGCATCCTCCGGCTGGTCCCGAGACATGA
- a CDS encoding MGDG synthase family glycosyltransferase, with product MDAETAVDSDVDEGKEPTSHRVLIVSAAMGGGHLQISRELERRLLARGHEVLIADLNRLMLGPTGRWLERLYPWLVNRTPRLYEAIYQKFFRARQETGERVRVPVLLALPRLRRLIEHFRPHVVVSTYHLSALAVARLRGRGGLHCPAVTFITTFSVHSVWTHPDADLNVCISSEAAQEATRRSGGPAAVCGPVVRPDFDTPQADPEETRRAIGVPSDASIALVVAGSLGMGAIERAVTAIAAHPGWVPVVVCGRNEELRRRVERLRAGIVLGWVADMAGLMAAADVLVENAGGLSAKEALTCGLPVVTFRPITGHGRDDTEALARLGLTDIVMDEQGLLGTLDTLNREPRYRRDRVARGRALVTGDPARIIERMAEGRQVQTDSS from the coding sequence GTGGATGCCGAAACAGCAGTGGACAGCGACGTGGACGAGGGAAAGGAGCCGACTTCCCATCGTGTCCTCATCGTGTCGGCCGCGATGGGTGGCGGGCACCTGCAGATCAGTCGAGAACTCGAGCGGCGCCTGCTCGCCCGTGGCCACGAGGTGCTCATCGCCGATCTCAACCGGTTGATGCTCGGACCGACCGGCCGCTGGCTGGAGCGCCTGTACCCGTGGCTGGTCAACCGTACGCCGCGACTCTACGAGGCGATCTACCAGAAGTTCTTCCGCGCTCGGCAGGAAACCGGAGAGCGGGTGCGAGTGCCCGTCCTGTTGGCGTTGCCCCGTCTGCGTCGATTGATCGAGCATTTCCGGCCACACGTCGTGGTCTCGACCTACCATCTGTCCGCGCTGGCTGTTGCCCGGCTTCGCGGTCGCGGGGGACTGCACTGTCCCGCGGTCACCTTCATCACGACGTTTTCCGTGCACAGCGTGTGGACGCACCCGGATGCCGACCTCAACGTGTGCATCTCTTCCGAGGCGGCCCAGGAGGCTACGCGCCGCTCGGGTGGACCCGCGGCCGTCTGCGGCCCGGTGGTCCGCCCCGATTTCGACACGCCGCAGGCGGATCCGGAGGAGACCCGGCGTGCCATCGGCGTTCCGAGCGATGCTTCGATCGCACTCGTCGTCGCGGGCTCATTGGGGATGGGGGCCATCGAACGAGCGGTCACGGCGATCGCGGCTCATCCGGGATGGGTACCGGTCGTCGTCTGCGGCCGCAACGAGGAACTGCGTCGACGTGTCGAGCGGTTGCGCGCAGGCATCGTCCTGGGCTGGGTGGCGGATATGGCGGGGCTGATGGCCGCAGCGGACGTTCTGGTGGAAAACGCGGGTGGACTCAGTGCCAAGGAGGCGTTGACCTGTGGGTTGCCGGTGGTGACCTTCCGGCCGATCACCGGGCACGGCCGGGATGACACCGAGGCGCTGGCCCGGCTGGGCCTCACCGACATCGTCATGGATGAACAGGGGCTGCTCGGCACGCTGGACACGCTGAATCGGGAACCCCGATACCGCCGGGATCGGGTGGCGCGCGGAAGAGCTCTGGTGACCGGCGATCCGGCGAGGATCATCGAACGTATGGCCGAGGGGCGGCAGGTGCAGACGGATTCTTCCTGA
- the hpnC gene encoding squalene synthase HpnC, protein MAALPERAHAGQQPTGSFEVVLPGQLPAAETLLAQADSENFTVASRVLPRHIRRRLLAVYGYARLVDYAGDEACGPREGLLDLLEHDLRRVYTGTPRIPLFQALVPVVRECGIPRELLARLIAANRQDQRVRRYRTFAELVDYCVHSANPVGELVLHIFGYARSDLIALSDRICTALQILEHCQDVVEDAQRDRVYLPTEDLEHFSCTEQELTTPSTSAELRNLIWFEVDRARQLLDEGTPLVSRLSGIARLAVAGYVAGGRATVRAFAAAGHDPVSVTVRPNKTRALGEWARLCLTGARSDSTTTRVLSAYRQCEEITRAEAKNFSYGISLLPGPKRRALSAVYAFARRVDDIGDGELPYTDKVTKLAHVRDELRSANLGSADPVLVALADASHRMSIPLEVFDELVEGCEADVRGQRYATFDELLHYCRCVAGSIGRLSLAVFGAENSPTARARADALGVALQLTNILRDVLEDRRNGRVYLPRQDMEHFGVGLELTEDGMLADDPTALGELIRFEAGRAEQWYAEGFRLLPMLDHRSRACCAAMAGIYHELLQRIIAEPHTAMRTRMSLPARQKVAVATRSLAGMTP, encoded by the coding sequence ATGGCTGCGCTCCCGGAACGTGCACATGCCGGTCAACAACCGACAGGCTCGTTCGAGGTGGTCCTTCCCGGACAGTTGCCCGCCGCCGAGACGCTGCTCGCACAAGCCGACTCGGAGAATTTCACCGTCGCTTCACGCGTGCTGCCTCGCCACATTCGTCGCCGTTTGCTCGCCGTGTACGGGTATGCCCGGCTCGTCGACTATGCCGGCGATGAAGCATGCGGTCCCCGTGAGGGCCTGCTGGACCTGTTGGAGCACGATCTCCGACGTGTCTACACCGGCACCCCGCGCATTCCGCTGTTCCAGGCGCTGGTGCCGGTTGTGCGTGAATGCGGTATTCCCCGGGAGTTGCTGGCGCGACTGATCGCGGCCAACCGGCAGGATCAGCGGGTACGTCGCTACCGGACATTCGCCGAGCTCGTCGACTATTGTGTCCACTCGGCCAATCCGGTGGGTGAGCTGGTCCTGCACATTTTCGGTTACGCCCGGTCGGACCTGATCGCGCTGTCGGATCGGATCTGCACCGCACTGCAAATCCTCGAGCATTGCCAGGACGTGGTCGAAGACGCCCAGCGGGATCGCGTGTATCTCCCCACAGAGGACCTGGAACACTTCTCCTGCACAGAGCAGGAACTCACCACCCCGAGCACCTCGGCGGAACTGCGCAATCTGATCTGGTTCGAAGTGGATCGAGCTCGGCAGTTGCTCGACGAGGGAACGCCGCTGGTGTCCCGCCTTTCGGGGATCGCACGCCTGGCCGTGGCCGGGTATGTCGCCGGTGGACGAGCCACCGTGCGTGCTTTCGCAGCGGCCGGACACGATCCGGTTTCCGTCACAGTGCGGCCGAACAAGACCCGTGCACTCGGCGAGTGGGCGCGGCTGTGCCTGACCGGAGCAAGGTCCGACAGTACGACGACGCGGGTGCTCAGCGCCTACCGGCAATGTGAGGAGATCACCCGCGCGGAGGCGAAGAATTTTTCGTACGGCATCAGCTTGCTGCCCGGACCGAAGCGGCGGGCCCTGTCGGCGGTGTACGCGTTCGCTCGCCGCGTCGACGACATCGGCGACGGCGAGTTGCCGTACACGGACAAGGTCACCAAGCTCGCCCACGTCCGTGACGAACTGCGTTCGGCGAACCTCGGATCGGCCGACCCCGTCCTCGTGGCACTGGCGGATGCGAGCCACCGGATGTCGATCCCGCTGGAAGTGTTCGACGAACTCGTCGAGGGCTGTGAGGCCGATGTACGTGGTCAGCGGTATGCGACGTTCGATGAGCTGCTGCACTACTGTCGTTGCGTGGCGGGCTCGATCGGCAGGCTGTCGCTGGCGGTCTTCGGTGCCGAGAATTCGCCGACGGCCCGAGCGCGCGCGGATGCGCTGGGTGTTGCCCTGCAGTTGACCAATATTCTGCGCGATGTCCTGGAGGACCGACGCAACGGTCGCGTGTACCTGCCACGGCAGGACATGGAGCACTTCGGCGTGGGGCTGGAACTGACCGAGGACGGAATGCTGGCCGATGACCCCACGGCGCTGGGGGAGTTGATCCGCTTCGAGGCAGGCCGTGCCGAGCAGTGGTACGCCGAAGGATTCCGCCTGCTGCCGATGCTCGATCACCGCAGTCGCGCTTGCTGTGCTGCCATGGCAGGGATCTACCACGAGTTGCTGCAGCGCATCATCGCCGAACCGCACACGGCGATGCGCACGAGGATGTCGTTGCCTGCCAGGCAGAAGGTCGCCGTTGCGACACGGTCCTTGGCGGGGATGACGCCGTGA